The following proteins are encoded in a genomic region of Helicobacter macacae MIT 99-5501:
- a CDS encoding GTPase: MRLEPNKIFDFVIDKVEAMKSHAQSISDDSVGASSDEDASGESKERQKQLTQAKELLQRFESIAIKSAEDYKSVAEFDTFTIAFYGETNAGKSTIIEALRIYFGEGSKQNERAKFDKFCKQYKWYNEGFWGKILAYFNPSLKSNALNNLLGSSDGAIIGDGRKDFTRQNHTYHFSHNGVEFDILDVPGIEGDEKAVIGEILKATKKAHCVFYITRNPQPPQKGDSPNGESKDTQPKGTIEKIKEHLGAQTEVYSIFNKSIKTPSALSDSIIQQSDENGLNDLDSKMRDELGEGYIGRKTLSALVAFCALGEKMPNVELLDDSDLAQRVKGFARTRDKFINAYSKDELLKKSLFLDFANFISNDLAQNIGEKIKKSNFKKAHQILLGLSDTLDNLHKIYGELYEKCYKEVSDSCSNIRSIVYNAKEVAFKSACDAVVDKFISKIREEIYNYINQNVKDSEFEARFKKIIEYEQGALKYKFQIAFEKVEKDIQSDIERELVNFERRIGNIAQEFQSLSIKNSFDSNLNINIDSGIDKWGLVSVGAGVAGVLVTMTVANLWNPAGWAAASALVITALVASVASLVLGAYKSVRKAFSDDYKKSQQRKAVDENLRKISNEIKGKTYESISKHIDENIAPNRGKIVKALQDSVDNIKRASEYFRALRDNEVEPLANQIKNEGGV, from the coding sequence ATGCGATTAGAGCCAAATAAAATCTTTGACTTTGTCATAGATAAAGTAGAGGCGATGAAGTCCCACGCGCAAAGCATTAGCGATGATAGCGTGGGTGCGAGTAGCGATGAGGACGCAAGTGGCGAATCCAAAGAGCGACAAAAGCAACTTACCCAAGCAAAAGAGTTGCTACAACGCTTTGAATCTATCGCAATAAAAAGCGCGGAGGATTATAAAAGTGTCGCGGAATTTGATACTTTTACCATTGCATTTTATGGTGAGACAAATGCGGGGAAATCCACCATTATCGAAGCATTGCGCATTTATTTTGGCGAAGGAAGTAAGCAAAATGAACGCGCGAAGTTTGATAAGTTTTGCAAACAATACAAGTGGTATAATGAGGGATTTTGGGGCAAAATACTTGCATATTTTAATCCAAGCCTTAAATCAAATGCGCTTAACAATCTTTTAGGTTCTAGTGATGGTGCGATTATCGGCGATGGTAGGAAGGATTTTACAAGGCAAAATCACACTTATCATTTTAGCCATAATGGCGTAGAGTTTGATATTTTAGATGTGCCGGGCATTGAGGGCGATGAAAAAGCCGTGATAGGCGAGATTTTGAAAGCGACTAAAAAGGCGCATTGCGTGTTTTATATCACGCGAAATCCACAGCCACCGCAAAAAGGCGATAGCCCAAATGGCGAATCAAAAGACACGCAACCAAAAGGCACGATTGAGAAAATCAAAGAGCATTTAGGCGCACAGACGGAAGTGTATAGCATTTTTAACAAATCTATTAAAACCCCAAGTGCGCTTAGCGATTCAATCATTCAGCAAAGCGATGAAAACGGGCTAAATGATTTGGATAGCAAAATGCGTGATGAGCTAGGAGAGGGTTATATCGGGCGTAAAACACTAAGTGCGCTAGTGGCTTTTTGTGCGCTTGGAGAGAAAATGCCAAATGTAGAATTACTAGATGATAGCGATTTAGCGCAAAGGGTAAAGGGCTTTGCAAGGACAAGGGATAAATTTATCAATGCGTATTCCAAAGATGAGCTACTAAAAAAGAGCCTATTTTTGGACTTTGCAAATTTTATCAGCAATGATTTGGCGCAAAATATAGGCGAAAAAATCAAAAAGTCAAACTTTAAAAAAGCGCACCAAATCTTACTTGGATTAAGTGATACTTTGGATAATTTGCATAAAATCTATGGCGAGTTGTATGAAAAATGCTACAAAGAAGTGAGCGATTCGTGTAGCAATATACGGAGTATTGTGTATAATGCAAAAGAAGTGGCTTTTAAGAGTGCTTGTGATGCTGTTGTAGATAAGTTTATCAGTAAGATAAGAGAGGAAATTTACAACTATATCAATCAAAATGTCAAAGATAGTGAATTTGAGGCAAGATTCAAAAAAATCATAGAATATGAGCAAGGTGCTTTAAAATATAAATTTCAAATAGCCTTTGAAAAAGTGGAAAAAGATATTCAAAGCGATATAGAAAGGGAGCTAGTAAACTTTGAGAGGCGAATCGGCAATATCGCACAAGAATTTCAATCGCTTAGCATAAAAAATAGCTTTGATTCAAACCTAAATATTAACATTGATAGCGGAATCGATAAATGGGGACTTGTTAGCGTGGGTGCTGGTGTGGCAGGTGTGCTTGTTACAATGACAGTTGCTAATCTTTGGAATCCTGCTGGTTGGGCTGCAGCTAGTGCTTTGGTTATTACTGCACTTGTAGCGAGTGTGGCTAGTCTCGTTTTGGGTGCTTATAAATCTGTGCGTAAGGCTTTTAGCGATGATTACAAAAAGTCTCAACAGCGCAAAGCAGTCGATGAAAATCTACGAAAAATAAGCAATGAAATTAAGGGCAAAACCTACGAATCTATCTCCAAGCATATTGATGAAAATATAGCACCAAATAGAGGCAAAATCGTAAAAGCACTACAAGATAGCGTAGATAATATTAAAAGGGCAAGTGAGTATTTTAGAGCGTTGCGTGATAATGAAGTAGAGCCACTAGCAAATCAAATCAAAAATGAAGGAGGGGTTTAG
- a CDS encoding methyltransferase family protein: MLLSKRLKTQGDFCFGYRSYLPLFLLPALIFVSLCFGQNLVKFENLEECSEHYAYSQWLIYASILIGFVGEGIRMFVAGFAARGTSGRNTRGQVADELNTTGAYSLCRNPLYLGNFLMMLAPVILLGNALFVVIFVLAFWLYYERIIFAEESFLLPKFGNDYERWADKTPCFLPRFSAFVKPKLPLSISTIIRKEYNSIYGLICSLFGVHYLIAILGYFKVVGVSGVLQGGGGGRLYCQIAR, translated from the coding sequence ATGCTTCTTTCAAAACGGCTAAAAACACAGGGGGATTTTTGCTTTGGTTATCGCAGTTATTTGCCACTTTTTTTGCTTCCTGCACTGATTTTTGTGTCGCTATGTTTTGGGCAAAATCTAGTGAAGTTTGAAAATCTAGAGGAATGTAGCGAGCATTATGCTTATAGTCAATGGCTTATTTATGCAAGCATACTCATAGGCTTTGTAGGCGAGGGGATTCGTATGTTTGTAGCGGGGTTTGCAGCGCGTGGGACAAGTGGGAGAAACACAAGGGGGCAAGTCGCAGATGAGCTAAACACCACAGGGGCATATTCTCTATGTAGAAATCCCTTGTATCTTGGCAATTTTTTGATGATGCTAGCTCCTGTGATTTTGCTTGGCAATGCGCTTTTTGTGGTGATTTTTGTGCTTGCTTTTTGGCTTTATTATGAGAGAATCATTTTTGCCGAAGAGAGTTTTTTGCTACCAAAATTTGGCAACGATTATGAAAGATGGGCGGATAAAACACCGTGCTTTTTGCCACGATTTAGTGCGTTTGTAAAGCCTAAGCTACCTTTGAGTATTTCTACCATCATACGCAAGGAGTATAATTCTATCTATGGGCTTATTTGCTCGCTTTTTGGGGTGCATTATCTTATTGCTATTTTGGGGTATTTTAAGGTAGTGGGAGTAAGTGGGGTTTTGCAGGGGGGGGGGGGGGGGCGATTATATTGCCAGATTGCACGATGA
- the ilvC gene encoding ketol-acid reductoisomerase: protein MSSQVAQKALKVYYDKDCDLALIQRKKVAIIGFGSQGHAHAENLRDSGVEVIIGLYKGGKSWDKAKAKGFSVLEVAEATKKADIIMILIPDELQADVFARDIAPHLSEDKIIAFGHGFNIHFGQITAPKGVGIIMVAPKAPGHTVRSEFVAGGGIPDLIAIEQDTSKGDAKAIALSYACAIGGGRSGIIETTFKDETETDLFGEQAVLCGGVTSLVKAGFETLVEAGYPEEMAYFECLHELKLIVDLIYQGGLADMRYSISNTAEYGDMVSGPRVINEQSKQAMREILREIQNGRFAKDFILERKAGYARMNAERKNLAAHPIERVGEKLRAMMPWIGKGKLINKEKN, encoded by the coding sequence ATGAGTTCTCAAGTAGCACAAAAAGCATTAAAAGTCTATTACGACAAAGATTGTGATTTAGCCCTCATACAGCGCAAAAAGGTGGCAATCATCGGGTTTGGCTCTCAAGGGCACGCCCACGCAGAAAACCTCCGCGATAGCGGCGTAGAAGTCATTATCGGGCTATACAAAGGCGGCAAAAGCTGGGATAAGGCAAAAGCAAAGGGATTTAGTGTGCTAGAAGTGGCAGAAGCCACCAAAAAAGCGGACATTATAATGATTTTAATCCCTGATGAACTCCAAGCAGATGTCTTTGCACGCGACATTGCCCCGCACCTAAGCGAGGATAAAATCATCGCCTTTGGGCACGGGTTTAATATCCACTTCGGGCAAATCACCGCACCAAAAGGCGTGGGAATCATAATGGTAGCCCCAAAAGCCCCGGGGCACACTGTGCGAAGTGAGTTTGTCGCAGGTGGAGGAATCCCAGACTTAATCGCAATAGAGCAAGATACTTCCAAAGGCGATGCCAAAGCAATCGCGCTAAGCTATGCGTGCGCTATCGGTGGCGGACGAAGCGGAATCATTGAAACAACTTTCAAAGATGAAACCGAAACGGATTTATTTGGCGAGCAAGCCGTGCTATGCGGTGGCGTAACAAGCCTAGTCAAAGCAGGATTTGAGACTCTCGTAGAGGCGGGATACCCCGAAGAAATGGCGTATTTTGAGTGCCTACACGAGCTAAAGCTCATCGTGGATTTAATCTATCAAGGCGGGCTAGCTGATATGCGCTACTCTATCTCAAACACCGCAGAATACGGCGATATGGTGAGCGGACCGCGCGTAATCAACGAGCAATCCAAACAAGCGATGAGAGAAATACTGCGCGAAATCCAAAACGGCAGATTTGCCAAAGACTTTATCCTAGAGCGCAAAGCAGGATATGCGCGAATGAACGCAGAGCGCAAAAACCTAGCTGCCCATCCAATCGAGCGCGTAGGAGAAAAACTCCGCGCAATGATGCCGTGGATAGGCAAAGGCAAACTTATCAATAAAGAGAAGAATTAG
- a CDS encoding LeoA/HP0731 family dynamin-like GTPase, with protein MTTQQEFKNQKEQGQAVLEKLQGFLEQGKDFELFGISVDDSLEKLQKAKDKINQRKLKVVFIGGFSEGKTSIASAWLGKVVGKIDSAESSDEVAFYDTKDDEIEIFDTPGLFGFKEKGQGVNAEKYKDITKKFVSEADIILYVMNPTNPIKASHKEDLEWLFRTLNLLPRTIFVLSKFDEVADMGDDDDFESEFATKKDKSIIPSLNELIKLNANEKAQLKVVAVSANPEGKGLDFWLENQSEFKKLSHIDSLQNATTEIIKQNGGLESITLEAQNSILSDIVSKQLPQAITLQNKIKGDMQRLNESIKALRKDMERTNDKINDAQIALREFVARYFNDLIRQIKGTSLETFGDFMQKEIGSEGSLMSARVQNEFQRHTHSVINELKTSIERFDKERDDFEKAVISYGKQGVEWLQKSGVINNKNVILGRDLLKTGLEKIGVNVGTALNFKPWGAVKFANGALAAVAFFGLTLEMWDSYRQYEKEQKFQEAKAKIVEMLENQMNELLNTINDTKKFYALFSGYEPLKNALEDTQKDLQTLESASAEFEKWVEQGEIIEAEIVE; from the coding sequence ATGACAACACAACAAGAATTTAAAAATCAAAAAGAGCAAGGACAAGCGGTTTTAGAAAAACTGCAAGGGTTTTTAGAGCAAGGCAAAGACTTTGAGCTATTTGGCATAAGCGTAGATGATAGCTTAGAAAAGCTACAAAAAGCAAAGGATAAAATCAACCAGCGTAAGCTAAAAGTCGTCTTTATCGGTGGCTTTAGCGAGGGTAAAACTTCTATCGCGTCCGCTTGGCTAGGCAAAGTCGTGGGCAAAATCGACAGCGCTGAGTCAAGCGATGAAGTGGCATTTTATGACACAAAAGACGATGAAATAGAGATTTTTGATACGCCCGGACTTTTTGGATTCAAAGAAAAGGGGCAAGGTGTGAATGCCGAAAAATACAAAGACATTACCAAAAAATTCGTAAGCGAAGCGGATATAATTCTCTATGTGATGAATCCCACGAATCCCATCAAAGCAAGTCATAAAGAGGACTTAGAGTGGCTATTTCGCACACTAAATCTACTGCCTAGAACGATTTTTGTGCTTAGCAAATTTGATGAAGTGGCGGATATGGGCGATGATGATGACTTTGAGAGTGAATTTGCCACCAAAAAAGATAAAAGCATAATTCCAAGCCTAAATGAATTGATTAAGCTAAATGCAAATGAAAAGGCGCAACTAAAAGTCGTGGCTGTTTCGGCGAATCCAGAAGGCAAGGGATTAGATTTTTGGTTAGAGAATCAAAGCGAGTTTAAAAAGCTATCGCATATCGATTCGCTACAAAACGCCACCACAGAGATTATCAAACAAAATGGCGGATTAGAATCGATTACTCTAGAGGCACAAAATAGCATTTTAAGCGACATTGTCAGCAAACAGCTCCCACAAGCTATCACACTGCAAAATAAAATCAAAGGCGATATGCAAAGACTAAATGAAAGCATAAAAGCCTTGAGAAAGGATATGGAGCGCACAAATGATAAGATAAATGACGCGCAAATAGCACTTAGGGAATTTGTGGCTAGGTATTTTAATGATTTGATTAGGCAAATCAAAGGCACGAGTTTGGAGACATTTGGCGACTTTATGCAAAAAGAAATCGGTAGCGAGGGAAGTCTAATGAGTGCAAGGGTGCAAAATGAATTTCAGCGACATACGCATTCTGTAATAAACGAGCTAAAAACGAGTATAGAGCGATTTGACAAAGAAAGGGACGATTTTGAAAAGGCTGTGATTAGCTATGGTAAGCAGGGTGTAGAGTGGCTACAAAAATCTGGCGTTATTAACAATAAAAATGTGATATTGGGTAGGGATTTGCTCAAAACAGGACTTGAAAAGATAGGTGTAAATGTAGGCACGGCACTCAACTTTAAGCCGTGGGGTGCTGTAAAATTTGCAAATGGCGCACTTGCCGCAGTGGCTTTTTTTGGACTAACACTTGAAATGTGGGATTCGTATCGACAATACGAAAAAGAGCAGAAATTTCAAGAGGCAAAAGCCAAAATTGTAGAAATGCTTGAAAATCAAATGAATGAGCTTTTAAATACGATAAATGATACTAAAAAATTCTACGCGCTTTTTAGTGGATATGAGCCTTTGAAAAACGCGCTAGAGGATACGCAAAAAGATTTGCAAACGCTAGAATCCGCAAGTGCAGAATTTGAAAAGTGGGTAGAGCAAGGCGAGATTATCGAAGCGGAGATTGTCGAATAA
- a CDS encoding phosphoenolpyruvate carboxylase translates to MDSTKYNWQALDNEVRFILDIMLDMLKEVDSEVREYFLNLNKILLENGNQTKQKNAKKDKHFSLTSSNAIDEDSLKRLKAELEKISQSGKTPEIIKAFSLYNILINIVEERFNIDSDKSLERIKATYEGLLKDGFDRGDLDKVLESICFYPVFTAHPTESRRRTFLEAHSEITQDLYKLFEIGELKAKEHIQYRLRLLWLTNLVRTQKIEVLFELDNLLFIVESSILPASQKVLWYIEKMLKKPLPSSPIHLGSWIGGDRDGNPFVTNELMTEVMKIQHKFIINYYIKRLERLEREMSISLDSSEISPKLKKSLQKESHILSEKTLATYANEPFRAKIHIMIKKLNNRLIFVNAPDSVSQTYTTPSELLEDVEMLIECLDSVSSKYLRQFRRFVLLGGFHLMQLDFREHKDVFINAISEIFCLLGICDNDFMTYAESKKLEILDKALEMSKIELGSLAEKLSEKTQIVVEIFMRIAWGKKYIGENVLRTFILSMTTEASDLLIVLWFAKHTNLWKPSKESKEPNLLDSLEQTSAKSSNQKYSTKSAKSRARIAITPLFETIDDLERAGSIMQTLVANKHYAHYLRDIGMRQEIMVGYSDSSKDGGIFTSNYSLYVAIESLKKLEEQIGIDFVLFHGRGGSVSRGGGTLESALLASPPKSVQGFLKTTEQGEMISSKYLNRSSAQFFLSSTMSALLKKSSYDSFCAGELNLGANNKSDEKIANKPSKDFAKSAIKCSISNPHQDLMKQISSVSHKVYRDLVYESDGFIEFFKSATPIAFIQQLNLGSRPSKRRDTTRVEDLRAIPWVFAWTQNRAILPAWYGLGSGLESIGDIARLRECYEESEFFAATISNISQAFLKVDLSISAQYNFFVQDDEVRKNIWQKICLEYERTMNALVGIRGEERLLDSEPTLQKSILLRNNSVMMLNLLQIELIKKYNNATYDAQKSRLMEQIHSTIIGIAQGLRNTG, encoded by the coding sequence ATGGATTCTACAAAGTATAATTGGCAGGCGTTAGATAATGAAGTGCGCTTTATTTTGGATATTATGCTAGATATGCTAAAGGAAGTCGATAGCGAAGTAAGAGAATATTTTTTGAATCTAAATAAGATTTTGCTAGAAAATGGCAATCAAACAAAACAAAAAAACGCAAAAAAAGATAAGCATTTTAGTTTGACTAGCTCAAATGCGATTGATGAGGATTCGCTAAAAAGGCTAAAAGCCGAGCTAGAGAAAATCTCCCAATCAGGCAAAACGCCCGAAATCATCAAGGCTTTTTCGCTGTATAATATTTTGATAAATATCGTAGAGGAGCGGTTTAATATTGATTCGGATAAAAGCTTAGAGCGCATAAAGGCGACTTATGAGGGGCTACTAAAAGATGGATTTGATAGGGGGGATTTGGATAAAGTGCTAGAATCTATCTGCTTTTATCCTGTGTTTACTGCCCATCCCACAGAATCTAGACGGCGCACTTTTTTGGAAGCGCATAGTGAAATCACGCAGGATTTGTATAAGCTATTTGAGATAGGCGAGCTAAAGGCAAAAGAGCATATCCAATACCGCTTGCGACTTTTGTGGCTGACAAATCTTGTGCGCACGCAAAAAATCGAAGTGCTTTTTGAGCTTGATAATCTACTCTTTATCGTGGAGAGTTCGATATTGCCCGCTAGCCAAAAAGTCCTTTGGTATATCGAAAAAATGCTAAAAAAGCCACTGCCTAGTTCGCCTATACATCTAGGAAGCTGGATAGGTGGGGATAGAGATGGCAATCCTTTTGTAACCAATGAGCTTATGACAGAAGTGATGAAAATCCAGCACAAATTTATCATAAACTACTACATAAAGCGACTAGAGCGACTAGAGCGTGAAATGTCAATCAGTCTAGATTCTAGCGAGATTTCTCCTAAGCTAAAAAAATCCCTCCAAAAAGAAAGTCATATTTTGAGTGAGAAAACGCTTGCTACCTATGCAAATGAGCCATTTCGAGCCAAAATCCACATAATGATAAAAAAGCTAAATAATCGCCTTATCTTTGTCAATGCCCCTGATAGTGTGAGTCAGACATACACTACACCTAGTGAGCTACTAGAAGATGTCGAAATGCTAATAGAATGCCTTGATAGCGTCTCAAGCAAGTATTTGCGACAATTTAGACGATTTGTCTTGCTTGGTGGATTTCATCTTATGCAGCTAGATTTTAGAGAACACAAAGATGTCTTTATCAACGCCATTAGTGAGATTTTTTGCTTGCTAGGAATTTGTGATAATGACTTTATGACTTATGCAGAATCCAAAAAACTAGAAATACTTGATAAAGCACTAGAGATGTCTAAAATCGAGCTAGGAAGTCTAGCCGAAAAACTAAGCGAAAAAACGCAAATAGTGGTAGAAATATTTATGCGCATCGCGTGGGGCAAAAAATATATCGGCGAAAATGTTTTGCGCACTTTTATTTTGTCTATGACGACTGAAGCGAGTGATTTGCTTATCGTGCTGTGGTTTGCTAAGCATACAAATCTATGGAAGCCAAGCAAAGAAAGCAAAGAGCCAAATTTGCTAGATTCCCTAGAGCAAACAAGCGCAAAATCTAGCAATCAAAAATACTCCACAAAATCTGCCAAATCTCGCGCTAGAATCGCTATCACGCCGTTATTTGAAACCATAGATGACTTAGAGAGGGCAGGTAGCATTATGCAAACTCTTGTGGCAAACAAGCACTATGCGCACTATTTGCGTGATATAGGTATGCGACAAGAAATAATGGTGGGCTATTCAGATTCTAGCAAAGATGGCGGAATCTTTACTAGCAATTATAGTCTTTATGTCGCTATTGAATCACTAAAAAAATTAGAAGAGCAAATCGGCATTGATTTTGTGCTATTTCACGGGCGCGGTGGAAGTGTCTCGCGCGGTGGTGGCACGCTAGAGTCAGCCCTGCTTGCCTCCCCACCCAAAAGCGTGCAAGGATTTCTAAAGACCACAGAGCAAGGCGAGATGATAAGCTCAAAATACCTAAACCGCTCAAGTGCGCAGTTTTTCTTATCCTCCACAATGAGCGCACTACTAAAAAAATCAAGCTATGATTCTTTTTGTGCAGGGGAGCTAAATCTAGGAGCAAATAACAAAAGCGATGAAAAAATCGCAAATAAACCAAGCAAAGATTTTGCAAAATCTGCTATCAAATGCTCCATAAGTAATCCACACCAAGACTTGATGAAGCAAATCTCAAGCGTATCGCACAAAGTCTATCGCGATTTGGTGTATGAAAGCGATGGGTTTATTGAGTTTTTTAAGTCCGCTACACCAATAGCGTTTATCCAGCAGCTAAATCTAGGCTCACGCCCAAGCAAACGGCGAGATACTACTAGGGTTGAGGATTTGCGTGCGATTCCGTGGGTGTTTGCTTGGACGCAAAATCGAGCGATATTGCCCGCGTGGTATGGGCTAGGAAGCGGGCTAGAATCTATTGGCGATATTGCTAGGCTAAGGGAGTGCTACGAGGAGAGTGAGTTTTTTGCCGCCACGATTAGTAATATTTCTCAAGCGTTTTTGAAAGTGGATTTGTCTATTTCGGCGCAATATAATTTTTTCGTGCAAGATGATGAAGTGAGGAAAAATATTTGGCAAAAAATCTGCCTAGAATATGAGCGCACAATGAATGCGCTTGTGGGCATAAGAGGGGAGGAGCGACTACTAGATAGCGAGCCTACTTTGCAAAAATCTATCCTTTTGCGCAATAATTCTGTAATGATGCTAAATCTACTTCAAATCGAGCTTATCAAAAAATATAATAACGCTACTTATGATGCGCAAAAATCTCGCCTTATGGAGCAAATCCACTCCACTATCATCGGCATAGCACAAGGGCTTCGCAATACAGGTTGA
- the galE gene encoding UDP-glucose 4-epimerase GalE, which produces MRLLFTGGSGYIGSHTARCFLANTDAHITILDNLSTGFKQNFEYLHKVYGNRVELLEMDLGDTSGVAKILEDSSFLGCVHFAASLIVGESVQKPLQYYKNNVINTINLIDLCVRYGVKNFIFSSTAAVYGEPEPNLVPISECAPLAPINPYGASKMMSERVLEDTSKIGSINYVALRYFNVAGACSANTDENLAQGLGLGQRSKNATHLIKVAVECAVGKRKSMEIFGQDYDTKDGTCIRDYIHIDDLASAHLSAFEFLTDSGKSEVFNVGYNRGYSVKEVIECVKKVSGVDFVVNPAKRREGDPSMLIASNQKLLSHTSWKPKYDDLETIVQSAYKWELALKNQFD; this is translated from the coding sequence ATGAGACTTTTATTTACAGGTGGGAGTGGCTATATCGGCTCGCATACAGCGCGGTGCTTTTTGGCAAATACTGATGCACATATCACTATCCTTGATAATCTCTCCACAGGATTTAAGCAAAACTTTGAGTATTTGCACAAAGTTTATGGCAATCGCGTGGAACTCTTAGAAATGGATTTGGGCGATACTTCGGGTGTGGCAAAGATTTTGGAGGATTCTAGTTTTTTGGGGTGTGTGCATTTTGCTGCTTCGCTTATCGTGGGCGAATCGGTGCAAAAGCCACTGCAATACTACAAAAACAATGTCATAAACACGATAAATTTGATTGATTTGTGCGTGCGCTATGGAGTGAAAAACTTTATCTTTTCATCGACTGCGGCGGTGTATGGCGAGCCAGAGCCTAATCTTGTGCCTATCAGTGAGTGCGCACCACTAGCCCCTATAAACCCTTATGGTGCTAGCAAAATGATGAGTGAGCGCGTGCTAGAAGACACTTCCAAAATCGGTAGCATAAACTATGTCGCACTGCGCTACTTCAATGTCGCAGGGGCGTGCAGCGCAAACACTGATGAAAATCTAGCACAAGGACTAGGGCTAGGGCAAAGAAGCAAAAACGCCACTCATCTAATAAAAGTCGCCGTAGAATGTGCGGTGGGCAAAAGAAAATCTATGGAGATATTTGGGCAAGACTATGACACAAAAGACGGCACTTGCATAAGGGACTATATCCACATAGATGATTTGGCAAGTGCGCATTTGAGTGCGTTTGAGTTTTTGACAGATAGTGGCAAAAGCGAGGTTTTCAATGTGGGCTACAATCGTGGATATAGCGTAAAAGAAGTCATAGAATGTGTAAAAAAAGTAAGCGGAGTTGATTTTGTGGTAAATCCAGCCAAAAGGCGAGAGGGCGACCCATCTATGCTAATCGCAAGTAATCAAAAGCTTTTGTCCCACACTTCGTGGAAACCAAAGTATGATGACTTAGAAACTATCGTGCAAAGTGCGTATAAATGGGAGCTAGCACTAAAAAATCAATTTGACTAA